From the Anguilla anguilla isolate fAngAng1 chromosome 8, fAngAng1.pri, whole genome shotgun sequence genome, one window contains:
- the fam133b gene encoding protein FAM133, producing the protein MGKRDNRVAYVNPIAAARARGPAPSSGPTIQDYLSRPRPTWEEVKEQLEKKKKGSRALAEFEEKMNENWKKELEKNREKLLGASESKKDKDKEKEKEKKLPGGSESKKDKDKEKEKKQKKRKEKKKSSRHSSSSSSSSSSDSSSSSSDSDDEDEKKSVKKKRKRKHSSARKASEGSLSESESDSKESSKKKKKKLREDLEKEKDGSRKKKKAERTHKGSSSESSADSVMDGDVESKKKKRSSEEKEKTTEKSKKKRKKKHKKHGRKKKKASGSGSELEKRPAAQTPETGAHAV; encoded by the exons ATGGGGAAAAGAGATAACAGAGTG GCTTATGTGAACCCAATAGCTGCGGCCCGAGCGCGGGGACCGGCGCCTTCTTCAGGGCCCACCATACAGGACTACCTGAGTAGACCTAGGCCCACATG GGAAGAAGTGAAAGAGCAactggagaagaagaagaaaggttCAAGAGCACTGGCagaatttgaagaaaaaatgaatgag AACTGGAAGAAGGAgttggagaaaaacagagagaaattaCTTGGTGCAAGTGAAAGTAAGAAGGACAaggataaagaaaaagaaaaagagaagaaattaCCTGGTGGGAGTGAAAGTAAGAAGGATAaggataaagaaaaagaaaagaaacag AAAAAAcggaaggagaagaagaagtcCAGCAGG CattcctcgtcttcctcctcttcatcaagCTCTGATTCCTCTAGCAGCTCCTCTGATTCTGATGATGAG GATGAAAAGAAGAGCGTTAAAAAGAAGCGGAAAAGGAAGCATTCCTCTGCCCGGAAAGCTTCGGAGGGCTCCCTCTCAGAGTCCGAGTCGGATAGCAAG GAGTCTtccaagaagaaaaagaagaaactcAGGGAGGacctggagaaagagaag GATGGCAGccggaagaagaagaaggccgagcgcacacacaaaggctCCTCTTCTGAGTCCTCCGCTGACTCGGTAATGGATGGAGAT GTGGagtcaaagaagaagaagaggagcagtgaggagaaggagaaaactACA GAAAAAtcgaagaagaagagaaaaaagaaacacaagaaacacgggcggaagaagaagaaggcctCGGGCTCTGGGTCCGAGCTGGAGAAGCGCCCGGCGGCACAAACGCCGGAGACGGGAGCGCACGCTGTTTAG